Proteins co-encoded in one Lacerta agilis isolate rLacAgi1 chromosome 6, rLacAgi1.pri, whole genome shotgun sequence genomic window:
- the NSUN4 gene encoding 5-methylcytosine rRNA methyltransferase NSUN4 yields the protein MAAARTASGKGLLLQLLRKEAALPTVPFFAFVPRRHRHAQKKKWASTIPRMPSTRRALRVFDMTYGVQFGSLWPSIRISLLSEQKYGALINNYCDAQKVTQQLEEMHAADFIWESGKVEQDLDSAVQQGASEPDLSSETQTDPSEPQTQPPRSPFISISPNIKCYTFPKGDISLFHSARPDMLGILGYYLLDAASILPVLALNVQPGNLVLDLCAAPGGKMLALLQTGCCRQLAANDLSVSRTRRLRQILHSYLPKELSEIVRITSWDGRKWGDLEMNTYDRVLVDVPCTNDRHSVIEEDNNMFHQMRKGERQMLPMLQVELLVAGILAAKPGGEVVYSTCSLSQLQNEYVVERAVELLAIQHDISIRVEDLTCFRKRFQDTFSFYPDCRLGELILPHLTANFGPMYFCKLHRLN from the exons ATGGCGGCTGCACGCACTGCAAGCGGGAAGGGGCTGCTGTTGCAGCTGCTGCGGAAAGAGGCGGCTTTGCCGACGGTCCCGTTCTTCGCCTTCGTTCCCCGCCGGCACCGGCACGCGCAAAAGAAGAAATGG GCATCCACCATTCCTCGCATGCCTTCCACCAGGCGGGCTCTGCGGGTCTTCGACATGACCTATGGTGTGCAGTTTGGCAGCCTCTGGCCCTCAATCCGCATCAGTCTTCTATCAGAGCAGAAATATGGAGCTCTTATCAACAATTACTGTGATGCacagaaggtcacccagcaactggaAGAAATGCATGCAGCGGATTTCATCTGGGAATCTGGAAAAGTAGAACAGGACCTGGATTCTGCAGTTCAGCAAGGTGCCAGTGAGCCTGACTTATCCTCAGAAACTCAGACTGATCCCTCTGAGCCCCAAACACAACCTCCTCGTTCTCCTTTCATATCCATCAGTCCCAACATAAAATGTTACACATTCCCAAAAGGAGATATCAGCCTTTTTCATTCAGCCAG ACCAGACATGTTAGGAATTCTGGGCTATTATCTTTTGGATGCTGCATCCATCTTGCCTGTCTTGGCTCTCAATGTGCAGCCTGGCAACCTGGTCCTTGACCTTTGCGCAGCACCAGGTGGAAAGATGCTGGCCCTTCTACAGACTGGATGTTGTC GACAGCTGGCCGCCAATGACCTCTCTGTTTCCCGCACTCGTCGGCTGCGTCAAATTCTCCATAGCTACCTTCCGAAAGAGCTCAGCGAGATAGTGAGGATTACATCGTGGGATGGAAGGAAGTGGGGTGACCTGGAGATGAATACTTACGATAGG GTGCTCGTGGATGTACCATGCACAAATGACCGTCACTCAGTCATAGAAGAGGACAACAATATGTTCCATCAAATGAGAAAGGGGGAGCGTCAGATGTTGCCAATGCTCCAGGTGGAGCTGCTTGT GGCTGGGATACTTGCTGCCAAGCCAGGGGGAGAAGTCGTGTACTCAACGTGCTCCTTGTCTCAGCTCCAGAATGAGTACGTGGTTGAGAGAGCTGTGGAGCTATTAGCAATCCAACATGACATTAGCATCCGGGTTGAAGACTTGACCTGTTTTCGAAAGCGGTTCCAGGACACATTTTCATTCTATCCTGACTGCAGACTTGGGGAACTCATCCTTCCCCATCTCACAGCTAACTTTGGACCCATGTATTTTTGCAAATTGCACAGATTGAATTAG